In Cherax quadricarinatus isolate ZL_2023a chromosome 5, ASM3850222v1, whole genome shotgun sequence, the genomic window TGACTAAATTCAAGGGTAATTTCATGTACTAGTTCTTAATGTAATAGAAAAAAGAAATTGGTACTACATTCAGAAGAAAGTGTGCTTACCTCATTCCATGATAGATAAAAGCAATATTAGCATTTTCTTATACAGCAAGACAACCATTTCATGGAGTAACATCAATCAGCTTGTAGCTTTATCTGCCTGGGGAAAACAATGGCAGGTTATGTGCTACTGAGAAAAAAGATGTCTTAGCAGTATAACAGTACTGTACTATTGGAGCTTGTGTGAAAACTGGAAAGGATTGGGGAGAAAGATTGCATTGATGGAGAGGAGGGGATTCAAGTGTCTTGCCGCAAATTTTTCAGTATAAAAGCGCTTTTTGTAGTGTAGCAATAAGGCTTAAAAAATTTGTTTTaactagatatattttattcTATATAATGGGTTTTCAAAAACAGTCAAATACATTTATGAAATATAAATAAAACATAATATGGGGCTAATAAAGATCTTTTAAAGCAAGTATAGTTACACGAGAAATTGGAAAACTATCTGGAAACAATATGTACAATTTGGAAATATGACTAAAATCCAAATATTGAAGTTTtaattgtttaaaaaaaatacCAAAATGTACATCTCAAAAATGGCTAGATATTTATTTAGGGATTACATTAGTAAGGTATAAAGTTACCAAGTTAAACCTACTGCAGCATGGCATCTGTATGATCAGCCTACTTTATGGTTTCTCAAAAACAATATACACTCAGTTGGGATTATACTAGCATATTGGGGATAGTTTGACTAAAAAAACTTTTTTTATGCTATTGCTGCACTtctgaataaaataataataataagaagaaaaaataaaaaagtttaaAATATCTAACCTTCAGGGTTATTTCCTCTTGCATGTCATACAGCAGAACCAACAAACTTATCATGAAAGACAAAAATCAAATAATTTTTCCCCTTAAAAATTAAACAAGTTTTCCCTTAAAACACACCATTTACTGCTCTAACAATTACAAATTAGATATATGAATTCCTCATTATTACATTTAATATAATGGTTCAAAGACTTTTGACAATGGAAAGCCCCCTTGGCCCCCCCCCCAAAGAAAATCTCAACCCACCCTTGAATCGCATGCAAGTTAACCGTTAACCATTTGGAAATCAAAAGCAACATCAATATACCTAAATATACTTTATTCCATACAAAACTTGAAAATTAATTTACATTCTGATAAATATCCACACCCAGGTTTGTTGAGATAGAAGTGATTGAGTTTTGTTTACAAATATAAAACTGTCtaaatgtaaaatatataatgaaaataattTATGCTAAATGTTGTCACCTAATTTTTGCTTGCTCTGATGGCCTGTCTCTGTTGCTTATTGGCCACAGCCTGAAAGATGAAAAATAAAACAATTAGAATAATTTTATATCAACAGTGTATACTAATGATTGCAGAATCCCATGAAAATATTGTAGGGCTGTGTAATACTGAATATTTTATGACAGTTTAATATATTAAATAATacattatagtttaataatatatTAAATTTCAAATGTTAAAATGTGATGAAATTCTAGAATATCAGTCTTGGTTCTCTAGCATAAGAATATTCTGTATTCTGTCTAGTGAATACTAAATGATGGCTCCAAGATTTCGGCTTCTATAACTCTCTGACTAGGCAATCCAGAATGTTCTGACAAACACTGGTAATACTGTATAATGAAACACTTAAGGCATTCCTAATCCTAATAGATCAAGAACCACGATGAAAATGAAAAGCTATAGTGTACCAAGGTTAATGCATAGTTAACCAGTTCTTTAGTTCTAAGAGTAGAAAAATTAAATCTACACAATTGACAGTATTTCTATTACTGTATTGTTAACCTTGCTCTGTTACGGTGCTTTTCATTGCAAAATGGGTTAATAAGAATCATGGCAAGATGTATGGAGGGAAAGGAATGCAAGGTTTGCAAATATGACTTGTGTATGAATACATGATTTCTAACTTATTAATACTTCtttgaaaaaaataatgaaaccTACCTGGAAACCAGACTTAATGGGAGCAACAGAACACCTGGAATTACACTGTTCACACTGAAGAAAATAGAGGCGTGCATCCTTCTGGAGGATCGTGTCTGGTGATCGGCATGTGTGGCATGTTACGTATTCTTTAATGTATCTGGGAAAAGACATTATGCTTTGCTGAAATTTTAGAACAAAGTAATCCATGATAAAAGAGTATTCTATACAGAATTACCTCTTTATTCTCACAGTTAAAAAATTCCTAACAAACAGTGGTAAGTGTCACATTTTACTACTTACATTTCAGCTCACTTAAACAAATTGTAAACATTTTTATACTATtgctttttattattaacacatcagatgtttcccaccaaggtacggTGGCCCAAaatagaaaaactttcatcattcacttcttcactgtcttgacagaggtgcacttacactacagttataaaactgcaacattaacacccttctttcagagtgcaggcactgtacttcccatctccaggactcaagtccagcctcctggtttccctgaatcccttcataaatgttccctgctcacactccaacagcatgtaaagtcctaaaaactatttgtctccattcgctcctgtctaacacactcacgcatgcttgctggaagtccaagcccctcacacacaaaacctcctttaccccctccctccaaccttttataCCGTATCTATATAAATATTTTGCCTTATAGCTCCAATTAAGAACCAAACTATTTACTTAAAAAAGTGGAACCCCCACTCATCCATCACAAGCTCCCTTTCAGTAACTAGTAAAATAACCAGAGACTTGGTTCACATTTATGAAGGTGACAGAAGACAAAatctcctggaaatgggaagtacaatgcctgcactttaaaggagaggtttgggatactggcagtttggagggacagcTAAACTGTCGTaactgagcgcctctgcaaagacaatgatctGAGGTTGCTCCTTACCTCCTAAGTACATTTTCTATCTGTTTTTGCTGAAATCGTCCTTTGATGATCAACTGATTACTACCTGGAATAGAAAATACAAAATTATTTTATTACatgccaagagcaaggggctagtgatccattctcctgtataagttactaaatttaaaatagaaaaagcttttgtttttctttttttatacaAAATTTATTCCAACTTATttatggaacaatatacaaataacccgtaccTAGGAGAGAAAAGCTACaacattttggtccgacttggaccatttacaagtcatacTAACATGAGAGTGAGCCAGTACATATAGGCAAAGGGGATGGAGATGGGACAAAGGAAGAAAGAATgctggtattagtagtagtggtagcagagaGTAGGGGGAGTAATTTTTGTGAAGGGAGgcaataatagtagtggtggtggtaagagtgGTAGTCAtaatagtagtatatatatatatactggctccctcactctcgtgTGATAGTTTGATttgtaatggtccaagtcagaccaaaacatcgtaagagcttctctctcctatgtgtgggttatataTGTACAGAGGTTTTCAAACTCCATTCAAAAGAAACTTGATGGGGTTCCATGTGTCATGTCACAGGAAACCAATgagagggtggggtgggtgggggaggtcgTATGATAGAGTTATGTCAAGTGGCAGTTACGTTGCATACCACCTTACTACACTGACTTTTCCAAACATACTCGGGTTGTTTTTCAATCCCACTACATCCTTGATTCAGTTTACAGATCTAAGTGAAAAAATTTAATTAAAGTCTTGTTAGGGAAGAAAAACTTTTTATACTCACAAAAGACACAAATGTGAGGGAAAAAAGCAAGCTATTAAGGACTTTTGGAAACAATTTAACATCATGGATGCTATTTCACACATTATTAAATCCTATGATGAACTTGCAGTTGTCAACATGAACAGGCATGGAAATAACATGGAGAACGTGTGTCAATGAATTTAATACAACACTTCAAAAAGATTTTTGCCAGCTAGCATTCAAGATGCCTATGAGGACAATGTGAGCGAGTTGGAAAAATCCTCAATTCATGAAGACAACACTTAAGATTAATTAAAAGTGAAGAATCACATTTAGCATAGCTTTTATTTTTATGGCATAAAATGTTTAGTATAACAATTAAATACAAGGAAATCAAAAGTAATCTTAGAATGTCTAAATAATGAACTCACCATCAATACTTCCTGATGTACCCAATTCAGCAAGGAGAAACTGCAATACATGTTTGGGCATTCTGTGAAGGAGCCGACATATTTCTGCAAAGTTGGCAAAAGCTGTTTTCTTTGACCCAATCCTCACAACCTACAAATATTAAATGATCTTAACAAAATGAATAACCAGTATCAGTCTTCAATTACTATTATGTATAGATCTAGAAAAATTTGTATACTCGAAACAACTCGTACAGCCAGGGATGAAGAACCTGCAGGATACACATGGCTCTCGAGTGACACAGTTACAGCCCCTCGAAGTCTTACATAAAACTCAAACTACCACTAACCTGTGACAGTGAATACCTTCCACTGACTTGACTCGGTTTATAAATTGTACACAACAGCTTATTTTTCAGTCATTAATATTTGGTGTCTGAAAAGGTTGTGCGTCCCTGCTTTAGGCAATGGTGATAAAAACAATCCTCTATTGCATAAGAATAAAAATAATAGGACTAAATGAAATGAGTTTTGAAATAAGGTACAGAACTAAGCTATCGATTATAGAATTCTTTGGAAATTTCATTACAATGTAAACTGGTCAACATCAAAATAGTCTTCAGAAATATGAACAGAAAAATACCATTGTGTATTTGTGCATGCCTTAAAAACGAGTAGATAAGACTAAATTATTTGTTTTAATCATGTGAAAGCACTAAACCatagggtcatatagcacctgggaaatggtaggcattcaggttcaaacctgggaagggaagggtaagtccagttccttgaatcaagagcccccttACTGGCATCAAGACATCTTTAGTGAGGGCACATAAAATTGAAAAACTTCAGACAAGAAACAAAATTGCTAGGTTATTTATTAGAGGATGGAGTGTAATAGGATGAATAGGAGGGTATGTAAATAgagggtagagggaaggagaggtgaaggTTCATCCCAAGAAAGGCTGAGGACTTTGAGTACTCAGGGTTTGAGCATCCAGCAGACTTGTGTGTGTTAGACTGGAGTGAGTGGAGAAATGTGGGCTTTGTGACTTTACATAAagctggagtgtgaacaaggtaatatttataAAGGGAGTCAGAGAAACTGGTCAGCAGGGGTGGGAAATATAATGCATGCGCTCTAAAGAAAGAATGAGGAAGTTGCTGTTTGGTGGACCACCTAAACTGTGATAACAGCACTTTTATGGTATTATCGATTCCAATAATGACAGTGaatgtttccttttttttttcaggtAAGAAATACATTAAAAGCCTTAAAATGTTAAAAATGCACTTGTTGgttagagagagaaaaagagaaaatgtGATAACCACATAAAATCATCATAAAGGGATAAAAGAAAATAGATGAACATTTAATAGCACCATCAATCAGGAAAACAAAAAGCCACAATATACAGTAGTACCTCGGTACTCAATCTGTTCAAGTGCCAATCTGTTtgagtactgaacgaatttttcccataagggaataatgtaaattaagagtaatccatttcagacccccaaagatACACTTACAAAAGTATTTTAACACGAAGTTTACAAGCCTAGCATGTCTTCTCCTCTAGTGATATAGGTTCTGtttggcatttttttccaaaataaaCCTGTCTCAttacaactgaacacttgttggggaatAAAACCCTCAGCCTCTACAGTCACTAAACTCACTGACGTATTTCTCAGCAGTACGTATCTTTGTCAGGACTAGCAGCTTCCCCATGCCTTACTACACAAAGTATGTCACTTCTCTTTGGTCTTTGTTTTGTAACCACTTTCcctccttttgcaacatcagccttTTAAATGACCTCTTTTATTTTTGAGCATTGTAAAGATCATAGATTTCGCCATACAAAACTCGGTAGCAAGATCAAACACGCAGGCACCGTTTTCATATTTCGCTATGCGTTCTTTTTTATCTCTATTATGAtgaaccaattttctttttggttggctgttattactaatcttcttaggccccatggtgacttatttatacaaatataaaaacaccaaaaaatgccaAGAAATACATCAtgtttgtttggttgagtgcTGAGCAAACAGTTGACTACCGAGCAATTTTTTTTTACCGAATAAAGCGTTCGAATACTGAATTATTCGAGTACCGAGGTACTACTGTACTAAGAATAAATCCCTGACAGAAAAATACTATAAAGCTATCCTACAAATTACAGTAAacacaactgaaaaaaaaaaattacaaacaaAACTGAAAAGATTACATCACAGACTAAGCACTTAATGACAGGACACTCAAGAACCATCTCTACTTTTGTAGCTACACATGAAGAAATATTTAAATATGATATACCTGTGGTGGTTTCATGACAAACTTTTTCTTTTCACCTGTAGCCATCTCTGGATTTTTTTCTCGGAGTTGATTAAATGCACGTTCCAATAATTCATCATACGTGTAATCACGTTCACTACCTAACCATCCATCCCCAGTCTCTGAAAGATAAAGAAATCCAGTTAAGACAACAAAATTGCCAAAACTAAAAGGGAAGTCTCACAAGTTTGTAAAAGTGCTTTAAATACTAAATACCTAATAGTTTTTTCTAGTGACTactgggagggggggaggggaaatcTTCCATTGTTCATTCTTAGCAACCTCTTCTCCTAAGCACACTTAAAGCCTGCCAATAACACAAAATTGATGAATGCACAATGCTGCTATTGTGTGCCATTTTGGCCACAAGAAAAGCTTACCATGTACGCAGTTATACCATGCTATTTCCTGCATTTCGAAAGAGTTCTTACAAGGGAAACAAAGACCTCAAGCAAATCTTGGACGAGGAACCAATATCAATGGCTGCATACATACACACCCACGAACATTCGAGGTCAGTCACTGATGAATTAACACTTACCACGTATTTCTTCACACACAAGAGACTCCTCTGAGAGCATGTATAAGATAAAATACCATTATTAGCTGTCATGAAATCTGCAAAAATAATCCTAAACCAAGTTATGAAATTAATAAAAGTATAAAACATGTTTCAAGACTGGATAAATTCTAATCAATCTCTGGAATCAATGAACATtagataaatgaaaaaatacTGCATATATGTACATTATTCTTAGATTGTGCACTACAGCAGTACTGTATTTATAATTAATCTGGTTTTATCACTGTTTTTATATGCTAGCATGCTTTATCAAAACACTCCTTTTGATCTACACAAAAAAAACACCTCGTGAAATTCTACAGAATTCTATATGAAAATATTATTTTACAGCATTTTCTTCCTATGTTTTAGAACCCATGCACAGGCTTGAGGAAACCTCATTGTTTTGTGGCAGCctctttattaatttttttattttaagttCTGAAGAATAAGTTGCAATATAAACTTTTCTTTGAATTAAGTAGCTTATTGATGCACCAAATAAACGTTCAAAATGCCTATAAACATCCTTTAGACAGCTCTTCTTCCATGCTTAAAGCAAAAAAGATTATCAAAATAAAAATATTGGAAATACAGAAATAAACTGTACACTACAACTGTAATTTAATATATAGCAAAAGACAAAAATAATAAGAGGTACAACATGAGGTGCAAAGTTTCAGAAAATCTAGGGCAATAGTTCATGAATCTGGAGGAACATTCTTATTCTTTTCCTTGTACAGAGCTACAAAAGTAGACCTAAGctcacagtgtgtgtgacagCCTTGCGAAGTATGTGGGGATTGAACTCAGTCTACTGGAACCACCACCTTTCAGCTGACCAACATGATCTGGTTATGTTATAATGGCTTCTGCTGTATCTCCTCCTAGTGTTCTACTTTGCCACTCAGTTTGAGTCACAGGATCACAGGAGCAGAGCTGTTTGTGTTCCAACTTCTATGATTATTCATATTATGTACATTTTCCAAGGTTCCTGTAGTTTTAAGACATACTATCTTCTCTTTTAAGTACACAGCAATggttctaccattaccctcacccttTTTTTAGCCAATTCGGAAAGGCACactatgactcatgaaatcgtaatgacacgattgcaaacaaaccataccacaggcgggattgaacccgcggtcagagtctcaaaactccagaccgtcgcgttagccactttagattgtggctagctggtccagtggctaacgcgacggtctggagttttgagactctctgaccgcgggttcaatcccgcccgtggtatggctttttTATGCATGATATTTTTTCATCAAAACTTTTGAAGCTCTAGTAACTGCTGAACCCTTAGTGGACTGCTTAAAAATAGccctaatgaagtctcccagcctaGGTTGATTGATTTCATCACATGATATAAGAAAAACCATCATGTGCAATAGAATATAATAGGGAAAATGACTAGTTCTTGTTCTCACTAACTGTATGTAACTATCAAATATGAATCCAATTTTGTCTAATAAAAACTACCTCTTTTTCCACTTGTATTCAAATAAAGTTTTCTAGTGTTTTCGGTTTCTCTTCATAATTTACATTTCTTTTCTGGCATCTACTATGGCATGCCAGAGCTCTGAATTTTCTTGGCAACTACAAGTCTCTTACTAAAATTATTTTGCAATTCATATCCAACACGCCAAAAAATTTTTGTTGTACATCTATCACCTATATACACAAAAGCTATCCTTCTCTTTACCAGTGTTTTTAATACTGTATAAAAAAATCTCTCTTCAGTATGTGTTCAATTTTCCATAACTTTAGAATCAATTTATACTAAATTTCATCATACATTTAAGGGACCATTTTCTCAACCCATATAAACCCCTTCCAATCATCAAAATCAGATATCCAAAATAAAATACCAGACATAAGAGGTACACAAACCCTgataaagagaggagagagaagcaggaaaggggaaggggaagaaagagCATAGAAAGTGAGAAGAGGAGGAAAGACAGAGATAAATAGGGAAGGGGGAGATAGGAGTGTGATGGGGAAAAGGAGCACAAGAGGCTTAAGAAAATGCATGGAAAAAATAAGGAGTATGAGAGGTAAGAGCACAAGTGGGAGGGGAAAAGAGGAAGTGATTGTGATGACAAAGAACAGTGagtacagtaaaccctcaattTAATGGACTTTAGAAATATGCAACTGAACCTGACTTTGAAGCAATGGACAAAATCAGTTGATTACAAAATTATCCACTATTATGAGCAGGGCAAAATCTAGTCTCTCCTCATCCCAGTCACCATTACTGGCCACCCTGTGACCCCCCCAATTACTCCATTAAATTGAAGGTGTACTGTATGAATGCTGAGGCCAATGATGATCGCTGCTCCTTATTAATCCCTTCATCTTACTCCAGCTGCCACACACAGTAGAAAATATTTCAAGATCCATGAAACACACTCGCGTGGTATTTAGTGTAAACACGTGAATGAAGGAACTTAATTAGAATACTCAACATATTCACTTTGAGATCAGATATCTCTAGAACCATAATTTCTTAAATTACACCCACTTGCTGTAAACAATATCCAATTATCTTAATGAACACATTACTCTTAATTCATCTTAACCTTAATCACTCAAAtttactttttctttttttttttttacacatcttATATATACTTTCACTCCCTTAAGTAGTTATAACTTTCTCCAAAATATTATTCTTTCATACTTTGTGATTAAACCACATTTAAGACAATGTCA contains:
- the LOC128684724 gene encoding eukaryotic translation initiation factor 2 subunit 2 isoform X1, translating into MADEEFIFDPSLKKKKKKKTGFNLDAALADSSGTLPVEPAPTPENGEVPEVKESTPETDDMEMFGKKKSKKMKKKMFNLDELSEALPETKESGVTSGDDRDPVTIQPAEVDDFDLDMDFSKAKKKKPKKKKGLVDLIAKDESVIDSDDKELDMETDGTREPGLVNIEEESLVCEEIRETGDGWLGSERDYTYDELLERAFNQLREKNPEMATGEKKKFVMKPPQVVRIGSKKTAFANFAEICRLLHRMPKHVLQFLLAELGTSGSIDGSNQLIIKGRFQQKQIENVLRRYIKEYVTCHTCRSPDTILQKDARLYFLQCEQCNSRCSVAPIKSGFQAVANKQQRQAIRASKN
- the LOC128684724 gene encoding eukaryotic translation initiation factor 2 subunit 2 isoform X2, coding for MADEEFIFDPSLKKKKKKKTGFNLDAALADSSGTLPVEPAPTPENGEVPEVKESTPETDDMEMFGKKKSKKMKKKMFNLDELSEALPETKESGVTSGDDRDPVTIQPAEVDDFDLDMDFSKAKKKKPKKKKGLVDLIAKDESVIDSDDKELEESLVCEEIRETGDGWLGSERDYTYDELLERAFNQLREKNPEMATGEKKKFVMKPPQVVRIGSKKTAFANFAEICRLLHRMPKHVLQFLLAELGTSGSIDGSNQLIIKGRFQQKQIENVLRRYIKEYVTCHTCRSPDTILQKDARLYFLQCEQCNSRCSVAPIKSGFQAVANKQQRQAIRASKN
- the LOC128684724 gene encoding eukaryotic translation initiation factor 2 subunit 2 isoform X3 codes for the protein MADEEFIFDPSLKKKKKKKTGFNLDAALADSSGTLPVEPAPTPENGEVPEVKESTPETDDMEMFGKKKSKKMKKKMFNLDELSEALPETKESGVTSGDDRDPVTIQPAEVDDFDLDMDFSKAKKKKPKKKKGLVDLIAKDESVIDSDDKELETGDGWLGSERDYTYDELLERAFNQLREKNPEMATGEKKKFVMKPPQVVRIGSKKTAFANFAEICRLLHRMPKHVLQFLLAELGTSGSIDGSNQLIIKGRFQQKQIENVLRRYIKEYVTCHTCRSPDTILQKDARLYFLQCEQCNSRCSVAPIKSGFQAVANKQQRQAIRASKN